The Salmo salar chromosome ssa02, Ssal_v3.1, whole genome shotgun sequence genome segment ATGGTCAAGAGTACACCTGGAAACAGGTGGATTTCTCACCTGAGTTTTCATAATGATCAGCAATCCCTTTCCTTATTCGctgctgtgtgttttttttcatgGTCTGTATCCTCAGTGAGATAAATTGTTTCTGTTTTGCAGGGATCCATTCGCAGCCCAGAGGCAACAGATGAGGAGTCTGTTTGGGTCGTTTGGTTACGAACCTTTCCCCCTCAGCCCTCAGATTCAGCCTCCCCGTGCACCCCaccttcaggtgtgtgtgtggtgagagagagTGTCACTACTCTGAGTATCTCTAGTAAGGTGTGTGATGTTGggttcaattccatttcaaatttAGGAAGTACACTACAATTCAAATTATCTTCAATGGGTAAACATTGGAATTTGAATTGGACATGGATAACTTTTTGAATTGACGTAATTAAAATGGAATCGACCCAACCCTGGTAGGTATACAGCACAACACACAATAGCTATTTCCCCTTTGATTATATTTAGTGTAGATGTAATTTTATATTACTTCATGCCACACTGCATTGTTACTGCATATTTGTTGTCTGCTGTTAAGTAACCTACTGCTTTTCAGGCTGGAGCCCTGCAGCCGTTTGGAATGATGGGAATGGTGAGTCCTTGTCCCTGTGTGTTAAGATGTTATCTCTGCCTCTTAGAGCACAGAAAAGCACCCAAGGCCCTGTTCCAGTACGTTCAAAACACATTCTCAATTTCAAAATCAGATAACTGACTTCCTCATGTGTTCCTTCCCCAGGGGGGAGGCTTCATGGACATGTTTGGGATGATGGGAGGAATGATGGAGAACATGGTGAGTATTTCCAGAGATATTCCTGGTATGCCCTCGCCTGCTTTCCCAGATCCAGATCAAGCATGTTCCTGGGCTAAAAGCACCCTCAATGGAGATTCTCTGCGtccagaaaaaaatacattttagagttaAAGTTTTGTGACCCAGCAACAACTCTGTCTTAAGCAAAGACCCAACATGAGTTCAGTGGTTGAAACTTAAACATCTAGTCTAGCTAGACAAGATGTGTTATCTTCTTTCCCTTTAGGACAGAATGTCGGGTTCGCCAAACTGTCAGACGTTCTCTTCCTCCACAGTCATCTCCTACTCCTCCTCAGACATGGGAGCCCCTAAAGTCTACCAGCAGACCAGCGAACTGAGGACTGCACCTGGAGGGGTAAGAGAGCAGGCCAAATTACATTTACTGCTGTGATTGCATGTACATTGTTCAGTAGGGGTTTACAACGCCAGTCCTCCAGAGCTACTGGCCTCTACTACCAGCTCCCTGCTGAACActacctcctcccctcagattcGTGAGACGCGCCAATCGATGCGTGACAGCGAGAGCGGCTTGGAGCGCCTGGCCATTGGCCACCACATCTGGGACCGCGGTCATGTGATGGAACGCTCCCGAAACCGCCACACGGGCGACCGTGAAGAACGGCAGGACTACATCAACCTGGAGGAGAGTAAGTCACGGAGCTACATGTGCTACTCACTACGGTTCTCCAGAATCAGTATGACCATACCCACGTTTCTAACCCCCAAGTAATAATAAACCATTTGCCTTGGGTAAAAAAGCACATGGATGCTAAATGGCTGTATT includes the following:
- the mlf2 gene encoding myeloid leukemia factor 2 (The RefSeq protein has 1 frameshift compared to this genomic sequence), producing MFRYLNDVDDNPYMMDPFAAQRQQMRSLFGSFGYEPFPLSPQIQPPRAPHLQAGALQPFGMMGMGGGFMDMFGMMGGMMENMDRMSGSPNCQTFSSSTVISYSSSDMGAPKVYQQTSELRTAPGGIRETRQSMRDSESGLERLAIGHHIWDRGHVMERSRNRHTGDREERQDYINLEESEAAAFDEEWRSTAGRYPPPNARGIDYGRDRRAGGQQLALAAPPSSSSPPAPRHESPRHLPPATRPRYDW